Within the Myxococcaceae bacterium JPH2 genome, the region GACGGGGCCCACTCCCGGCGACGACGGGGCAGCGCGTAGCCACCTCGGCTGGGCAGCGGCGCCTCGCCCGAGAACTGGAGCGCCTCGAAGTCGATCTTCCGCGTCGTGGGATTCGCCGACACCAGCCGCACGCGCAGGGCCTGCCCCACGCGCACGCGGCGCCCGTTCGCATACACGAGGGCGTGCACGCGCTTGTCCAGCTTCGAGCCAGGCCCGAGCGTCTCCGCCTTCACGAGCCCCTCGACGTGCACGGTGTCGAGTTCCACGAAGAAGCCGAAGTCAGCGATGCCGGCCACGGTGGCGTCGAACTCCTCCCCCACCCGGTCTTCCATCATCAAGGCAGCGTAGAAGGACACCACCTCGCGCTCGACCTGCATGGCGGCGCGCTCGCGCTCGGAGCACTGCACGGCCATGTCCTCGAGCCGCTCCTCCTCGCGCTCCAGCTGCGCCTCGGTGGGCTTGCGCCCCTTGCGAGCCCAGTGCGCCTTGAGCAGCCGGTGCACCAGCAGGTCCGGGTAGCGCCGGATGGGCGAGGTGAAGTGCAGGTAGTACTCCGCCGCGAGCCCGTAGTGGCCCACACGCGAGGACGTGTAGACCGCCTGCATCATCGAGCGGAGCAAGAGCTGGTTGAGCGCGCGCTGCTCGGGGTGCCCCTCCAACTGGCTCACGAAGGCGTCCAGCTCCTTCGAGGACACGCCATCCTCGATGTGGAGCACGAAGCCATAGGCCTGCGCGAGCGCGGCGAAGGCCGCCAGCTTGTCGGGGTCCGGCTCGCCATGGAACCGGTACACCGTGGGCAGGCCCTCGTCCTGGAAGAACGCCGCGACCGCCTCGTTGGCGGCGAGCATGCACTCCTCGATGAGCCGGTGGCTGTCCTTGCGCTCGCGCTTGTCCATGCGCTCGGGCAGGCCATCCGAGCCCAGCACCACCTTGTGCTCCGGCAAGTCGAAGTCGATGGCGCCGCGCTCCTTGCGCATGCCCATCAACGCGCGCGCCAGGGCCATGAGCTGCTCGAAGTGCGGCTTGAAGGCGTTGCGGTGCGGCACGTCCTTGCCCTCCAGGACGTCCTGCACCTCGTTGTATGTGCAGCGCGCCACGCTGCGCATCACCGCCGGATACAGCTCCGACGAGCGCCGGTGGCCGCGCGCATCGAACGTCATGTCCGCCACCATGCACAGGCGGTCCTCGTCCGGGCGCAGCGAGCAGATGCCATTGCTCAGCCGCTCGGGGAGCATGGGCAGGACGCGATCCGGCAGGTACACGGAGGTCGCGCGGCGCAGGGCCTCGGTATCCAGCGCGCGGCGCTCGCGCACGTAGTGCGTCACGTCCGCGATGGCCACCACCAGCCGCCAGCCATTCCCGAGGGGCTCGGCGTACACCGCGTCGTCGAAGTCACGCGCGTCCTCGCCGTCGATGGTGACGAGCGGCAACGTGCGCAGATCCTTCCGGTGCTCGCCGCGCGCCTCCTCTTCGGACACGCGCACGTCGAAGGTGTCCGCCTCGTCCATGACCTCCGGAGGAAACTCATCGGAGAAGCCCTGGGAGTACGCGATGCCAATGACCTCGGCGCTGGGCGTACCGGGACGCCCGAGCGAACCCGCGACCTCACCGATGAGATCCCGCCCCGGAGTGAGCAGGTTCGCGCCGATGCCGAGCCGCACCTTCACCAGGTCGCCATCTCGCGCCATCTGCGTGAGCGGCACGCGGATGGGGCCCGGCAGGCTCGTGTCCGTGGGAACCACGAGGCCGTGGCGGCCATGCGTCATGTAGGTTCCCACCGCCAGCTCGCGCCGCCGTTCGACGACGCGGACGAGCCGCCCCTCGAAGCGACCTGGACGCCCCGACACCTCGACCACCACGCGGTCGTTGTCGAGCGCCCGCTGGGCCTCGTGCGGAGGCAGGAAGATGTTCTCCCCCTCCCCCGAGACTGGATGCACGAAGCCGAAGCCGTCCCGGTGGACATGGAGCGTTCCCTCCACCGTGGACTCGCCATCGGCGTCCCCGTCGTCACGCGGGGCAGGGGCGGCGCGCGACGTGCGGCCAGGGGGACGAGGGCGCTCGCGCTCGGCTCGCCCAGGACGAGAGGGCCGCTCGGGGCTCGGAGCCTGGGAGGCAGCATTGAGGCGGAAGCGCTTGCCGTCCTTGGCAATGTCGCCTTGGCGAACCAGGTCGCGAAGGGCGCGCTTGAGCGCGGTCTGCTGGCCTGGGTGCAGGCCCGCGAGGCGCAGGAGTTCCTTCACCCCAAGGGGGTGATCGGCATCAGCGAGGAGTTGCTTGAGATGTTCGGGAGTAAGAGTCACGGGAGGGATGCGGCTCGGCCGCTACGGGAACGGGTAGGCCCGGAGTGGCCGGGCGAGAACCCCCCGGCGAACGCTCGCCCCCCCGGTCCCATACGGTCCGGGTGGGGGCGTGCGGCATTTCCACTTCTCAGGGTTTGACCGTCACGTTGATCTTGAAGGAGCGCTCGACCTGGCCGGGCATGAAGGCCTTGGCCAGGAAGAACTCCACTTCGAAGGTGCCGGGGTTTCGCGGCGTGAAAAAGAATTCTCGGGTTGCCGGGCCACCGCTGGGGCCCGACTCAAAATTCGCCTCGCGCAGCCCCACGCGCTTGGCGATGGTGGGCTCGATGGCCCAGGTGGCGCCGGGCTGCTCGGGCAGGCGCACGGTGAGGCCGTGGTTGAGCTTCACGTCCACGCTCGTGGGCACCTCGCCCTCGATGTGAACGATCTCCATCTCGTCGCGAAGGACCGCGCGCGCTTCGGAGGGCCGAGGCTCCACGGTCTCCGCGCCGATGCGGCCACCCCAGCCAGCGAGCTTGTCCACGACGCCCGTCACCTGCAGCGTCTGACCGACGAACTTGCGCAGCCCCTTGCTGGCGGCCTTGCCCTCCACGATGAAGGACACCTGCTGGCGCGTGCCACCGTTGGACACGACGAGCACGTACTCCTCGCCCGTCATCTCCAGGTTGCCGCGGATGCTGGCGAAGCCCTTGATGCCGGCGCCCATGCCCGCGGCCACCAGCATCGACACCTCGCCCGGCGACAGGTAGCGCAGCTTCGGCTCGGTCTCGACCGGGACGACCTCCGGAACCTCGACCTCCGGCTTCTTCGCCGAGTACTTCCGCACGTCCACCACGCCGCTGTGGTTGGTGGTCTTGCGGATGAGACCGCTGACGGAGACCTTGTGGTCCACATACGCCGGCAGCACTTCCTGGTCCGGCCCCTGGAGCAGGAACAGCAGCTCGCGCTTGTCCCGGCCAATCACGACCAGGTGTGGCATCTCGCCGTTGACGATGAGGCGGCCCTTGAGGCTGCCCTCGCCCATCACACCCCGGCCCTCGCCAGCCGTGAGGAGCTGCTCCATCTCACGCTTGGTCAGGGGCTCGCCGGGAGGAGGAAGCTTGGTGGCGCGAGGCCGGGGGCGATCCACGGCCGGAGCGGCAGGGGCTGAAGCAGCGCCCTTGGCGCCCTTGCCCGTCGCCTTCTTGCCAGCGGGGGCCTCGGCGGGAGCGGCCTTGGCCGCGGGGGTCTTGCCCACCGCCTTGGCAGCGGGCGCGGCGGCCTTCGTCCCCGACGCGACCTTCGCCTTGCCCTTGGCCTCGACGACCTTCTCGGCCTTCTCTGGCTTGGCTTTCTCGGCGGGAGCCTTCTTCGCCGCTGCGGCCTTGCCCTTCGTTCCCTCGGGGGGCGACTTCGCCGGCTTTGCCTCGACCTTCGCCACCTTCTTGGAGGCGTTCTTGATCAGGTCCAGCCGGGCTGCCTTGTCCTTCTTTGCGGCGGGCTTGGCACCTGCCTTGGCAGCGGGAGTCGCCTTCTTCGCCCCGGACTTGGGCTTGGCCATCGACGCCGTCTCCTTGAAAGTTCCCGTGTCTTATCAACGGGTTGGCGGGACGCCCCCGAGTGGGACGCGGGCCTCGCGATCACGAT harbors:
- a CDS encoding protease inhibitor I42 family protein, whose amino-acid sequence is MAKPKSGAKKATPAAKAGAKPAAKKDKAARLDLIKNASKKVAKVEAKPAKSPPEGTKGKAAAAKKAPAEKAKPEKAEKVVEAKGKAKVASGTKAAAPAAKAVGKTPAAKAAPAEAPAGKKATGKGAKGAASAPAAPAVDRPRPRATKLPPPGEPLTKREMEQLLTAGEGRGVMGEGSLKGRLIVNGEMPHLVVIGRDKRELLFLLQGPDQEVLPAYVDHKVSVSGLIRKTTNHSGVVDVRKYSAKKPEVEVPEVVPVETEPKLRYLSPGEVSMLVAAGMGAGIKGFASIRGNLEMTGEEYVLVVSNGGTRQQVSFIVEGKAASKGLRKFVGQTLQVTGVVDKLAGWGGRIGAETVEPRPSEARAVLRDEMEIVHIEGEVPTSVDVKLNHGLTVRLPEQPGATWAIEPTIAKRVGLREANFESGPSGGPATREFFFTPRNPGTFEVEFFLAKAFMPGQVERSFKINVTVKP
- the rnr gene encoding ribonuclease R; this encodes MTLTPEHLKQLLADADHPLGVKELLRLAGLHPGQQTALKRALRDLVRQGDIAKDGKRFRLNAASQAPSPERPSRPGRAERERPRPPGRTSRAAPAPRDDGDADGESTVEGTLHVHRDGFGFVHPVSGEGENIFLPPHEAQRALDNDRVVVEVSGRPGRFEGRLVRVVERRRELAVGTYMTHGRHGLVVPTDTSLPGPIRVPLTQMARDGDLVKVRLGIGANLLTPGRDLIGEVAGSLGRPGTPSAEVIGIAYSQGFSDEFPPEVMDEADTFDVRVSEEEARGEHRKDLRTLPLVTIDGEDARDFDDAVYAEPLGNGWRLVVAIADVTHYVRERRALDTEALRRATSVYLPDRVLPMLPERLSNGICSLRPDEDRLCMVADMTFDARGHRRSSELYPAVMRSVARCTYNEVQDVLEGKDVPHRNAFKPHFEQLMALARALMGMRKERGAIDFDLPEHKVVLGSDGLPERMDKRERKDSHRLIEECMLAANEAVAAFFQDEGLPTVYRFHGEPDPDKLAAFAALAQAYGFVLHIEDGVSSKELDAFVSQLEGHPEQRALNQLLLRSMMQAVYTSSRVGHYGLAAEYYLHFTSPIRRYPDLLVHRLLKAHWARKGRKPTEAQLEREEERLEDMAVQCSERERAAMQVEREVVSFYAALMMEDRVGEEFDATVAGIADFGFFVELDTVHVEGLVKAETLGPGSKLDKRVHALVYANGRRVRVGQALRVRLVSANPTTRKIDFEALQFSGEAPLPSRGGYALPRRRREWAPSAPTHRPGERAKRPGRREREAAKEVQPSMPSPEELDAAQALEALPVPVAEALPWAEPARPRGRFSREGRREDAAPARGPRARPVDAEESTTRWPGMDATPAPTTPKRRMFVRPAAVPAEPSEPPVSVESAPEAPVAGSGSSGETSPSPHPGFDRIRALASQRKWDASRGREVGTEARGPEDSGGWAPRDTGASPPRKGKKVKASGPKKSPGGKSRAPKKSVGRSKKSPGRKR